One Odocoileus virginianus isolate 20LAN1187 ecotype Illinois chromosome 6, Ovbor_1.2, whole genome shotgun sequence DNA segment encodes these proteins:
- the USP50 gene encoding ubiquitin carboxyl-terminal hydrolase 50, with amino-acid sequence MWFHEMASQRSFPEDDFRIYYVLAECADHYDPCPVNEAEENQPHFQGVTGLRNLGNTCYMNAILQCLCSISPLVEYFLSGKYINSLQKDCSEVATAFAYVMTDMWLGDSDCVSPEIFRSALGNLYPVFMKKTQQDAQEFLIYVLNELHEALKKYHWRKSYEKKSTPRCCRRMIANESSIITRLFEGQLSYSIICLKCENCTYKNEVFTVISLPIPSEYECSLQDCLQCFFQQDTLTWNNRIHCSFCETKQETAVRAAISKAPKTIVFHLKRFDILGTMKRKLRTDIHYPLTNLDLTPYICPIFRKHSKYNLCAVVNHFGDLDGGHYTAFCKNSVTQAWYSFDDTRVSEIPDTSVQTAAAYLLFYSCQPFSIPRQKCKS; translated from the exons ATGTGGTTTCATGAAATGGCTTCACAGCGGTCTTTCCCTGAAGACGACTTCAGGATCTACTATGTCCT TGCAGAGTGCGCAGATCACTATGACCCGTGCCCAGTTAACGAGGCTGAAGAGAACCAGCCCCATTTCCAGGGGGTGACAGGCCTGCGGAACCTGGGCAACACATGCTACATGAACGCCATCTTACAGTGCCTCTGCAGCATCTCACCACTGGTGGAATACTTTCTCTCGGGAAAGTACATTAACTCTCTTCAAAA GGACTGCAGTGAGGTTGCCACTGCCTTTGCATATGTGATGACAGACATGTGGCTTGGAGACTCTGACTGTGTCTCACCAGAAATATTTCGGTCAGCTCTTGGCAACCTCTACCCAGTATTTATGAAAAAGACACAGCAAGATGCTCAGGAATTCTTGATTTATGTCCTGAATGAACTTCATGAAGCTCTGAAAAAG TACCACTGGagaaaatcatatgaaaaaaaatccactccAAGATGCTGCAGGAGGATGATCGCCAATGAGTCCTCCATCATCACCCGGCTGTTTGAAGGGCAGCTCAGTTATAGCATCATATGTTTAAAGTGTGAGAACTGCACCTACAAGAACGAAGTTTTCACtgtcatctccctccccattccatccgaATACGAGTGCTCTCTTCAG GACTGTCTCCAATGTTTTTTTCAACAAGACACATTGACCTGGAACAACCGGATTCACTGTTCCTTTTGTGAAACCAAGCAAGAAACAGCGGTGAGGGCCGCCATTTCCAAAGCGCCAAAAACAATTGTCTTTCACCTAAAAAG GTTTGACATTCTGGGTACaatgaaaaggaaactgaggacaGATATTCACTACCCGCTCACTAACTTGGACCTTACTCCTTACATTTGTCCAATTTTTCGGAAACATTCTAAATATAACCTCTGTGCAGTGGTG AACCATTTTGGTGATCTGGATGGTGGCCACTACACTGCTTTCTGCAAGAACTCAGTGACCCAGGCCTGGTACAGCTTTGATGACACACGAGTCAGTGAGATTCCAGATACTTCAGTCCAAACTGCTGCAGCATATCTCCTGTTCTACAGCTGTCAGCCCTTTTCTATACCTAGACAAAAATGCAAGAGCTAA